A single Tamandua tetradactyla isolate mTamTet1 chromosome X, mTamTet1.pri, whole genome shotgun sequence DNA region contains:
- the LOC143671733 gene encoding LOW QUALITY PROTEIN: uncharacterized protein LOC143671733 (The sequence of the model RefSeq protein was modified relative to this genomic sequence to represent the inferred CDS: substituted 1 base at 1 genomic stop codon): MSFPLDNGEYSLEKDLQNSREVTHFLHSETGFLLEXENEENTSKQIKLEDKYSFIFTLEGTPIHDPISEKYYKHLKYQHEIHPDDLHSDFTKLVDDQSYFVGEKPEVSNLEEALKSSLRVQKCRGVKPLNSQSVDCFAQNSQVLGNQKSHLGKELHKCPECGESFLRISVLSRDQRIHTGERPYEYTVCKKQFAQQAYLTVHQNRHSEVETYKCLECGKNFRHRSSLKRHVTTHTGEKPHRCESCGKSFVQLTALTLNQRTHTKEKPFKCSYCGKTFTQKPSLVTLLRIHTGEKPYKCNHCSKCFRQRTGVIVHQVIHFKKDIFKSC, from the exons ATGAGCTTCCCATTGGACAACGGTGAATACTCATTGGAGAAGGATTTACAGAATTCCAGAGAAGTGACACACTTTCTTCACTCTGAGACAG gcTTTCTTCTCgagtgagaaaatgaagaaaatacttcaaaacagaTAAAGCTCGaggataaatattcatttatttttaccttagaGGGTACCCCTATCCATGAccccatttcagaaaaatattacaaacactTGAAATATCAACATGAAATCCACCCAGACGATCTACACTCAGATTTCACAAAGCTTGTAGATGATCAGAGCTACTTTGTAGGAGAAAAACCTGAGGTCTCTAACCTGGAAGAAGCTCTCAAATCTAGTCTCCGTGTACAAAAGTGTCGAGGTGTGAAACCCCTTAATTCTCAGAGTGTAGACTGTTTTGCTCAGAATTCACAAGTTTTGGGGAACCAGAAATCCCATTTAGGCAAAGAACTTCACAAGTGCCCTGAATGTGGGGAAAGTTTCCTTCGTATTTCAGTCCTTTCTAGAGACCAACGAATTCACACAGGGGAGAGACCCTATGAGTACACTGTATGTAAAAAGCAATTCGCTCAGCAGGCATACCTTACAGTGCATCAAAACAGACATTCTGAAGTTGAAACTtataaatgcctagagtgtggcAAGAATTTTCGTCATAGATCCAGTCTTAAAAGACATGTGACAACTCATACAGGTGAAAAACCTCATAGATGTGAGAGTTGTGGGAAAAGTTTTGTTCAACTGACAGCTCTTACTTTGAACCAGAGAACTCACACTAAAGAGAAGCCTTTTAAATGCAGTTACTGTGGGAAAACCTTTACACAGAAGCCAAGCCTTGTGACTCTTTTAAGAATTCATACAGGGGAGAAGCCATACAAGTGTAATCATTGTTCTAAATGTTTCAGACAGAGGACAGGCGTGATTGTACACCAAGTCATTCactttaaaaaagatatctttaAGAGTTGTTGA
- the LOC143671735 gene encoding uncharacterized protein LOC143671735, translated as MSFPLYNVEYSLENDLHNSREVTHFLDSQTENEENTSKQIKLEDKYSFIFTLEGTPIHDPISQKYYKHLKYQHEIHPDDLHSDFTKLVDDQSYFVGEKPEVSNLEEALKSSLRVQKCRGVKPLNSQSVDCFAQKSHVLGNPKSHSGKVLHKCPECGYSSLRISDLSRHQRLHTGERPYECIVCKKQFTRQAYLRMHQKRHSEVETYKCLECGKNFRHRSSLKRHVTTHTGEKPHRCESCGKSFVQLTALTLHQRTHTKEKPFKCSYCGKTFTQKPNLVTLLRIHRGEKPYKCNYCSKCFRQRTGLIVHQVSHFFFFIN; from the exons ATGAGCTTCCCATTGTACAACGTTGAATACTCATTGGAGAATGATTTACACAATTCCAGAGAAGTGACACACTTTCTTGACTCTCAGACAG aaaatgaagaaaatacttcaaaacagaTAAAGCTCGaggataaatattcatttatttttaccttagaGGGTACCCCTATCCATGACCccatttcacaaaaatattacaaacactTGAAATATCAACATGAAATCCACCCAGACGATCTACACTCAGATTTCACAAAGCTTGTAGATGATCAGAGCTACTTTGTAGGAGAAAAACCTGAGGTCTCTAACCTGGAAGAAGCTCTCAAATCTAGTCTCCGTGTACAAAAGTGTCGAGGTGTGAAACCCCTTAATTCTCAGAGTGTAGACTGTTTTGCTCAGAAGTCACACGTTTTGGGGAACCCGAAATCCCATTCAGGCAAAGTACTTCATAAGTGCCCTGAATGTGGGTATAGTTCCCTTCGTATTTCAGATCTTTCTAGACACCAACGACTTCACACAGGGGAGAGACCCTATGAGTGCATTGTATGTAAAAAGCAATTCACTCGACAGGCATACCTTAGAATGCATCAAAAAAGACATTCTGAAGTTGAAACTtataaatgcctagagtgtggcAAGAATTTTCGTCATAGATCCAGTCTTAAAAGACATGTGACAACTCATACAGGTGAAAAACCTCATAGATGTGAGAGTTGTGGGAAAAGTTTTGTTCAACTGACAGCTCTTACTTTGCACCAGAGAACTCACACTAAAGAGAAGCCTTTTAAATGCAGTTACTGTGGGAAAACCTTTACACAGAAGCCAAACCTTGTGACTCTTTTAAGAATTCATAGAGGGGAGAAGCCATACAAGTGTAATTATTGTTCTAAATGTTTCAGACAGAGGACAggcttgattgtacaccaagtcagtcacttttttttttttattaattaa